In Sphingobacterium sp. PCS056, the following proteins share a genomic window:
- a CDS encoding 6-pyruvoyl trahydropterin synthase family protein has translation MVYITRRERFCAAHKLYREDWSIEKNENVFGNCSNVNWHGHNYDLFVTVKGDVNPTTGFLIDLKLMKTIILEHVVNKVDHKNINLDVDFMKDKMASTENIAIAIFEVLQPLFEAEQVQLHSIRLHETENNYVEYFGD, from the coding sequence ATGGTATATATCACTCGTCGTGAGCGCTTTTGCGCTGCACATAAGCTTTACCGAGAAGATTGGAGTATTGAAAAAAACGAAAATGTTTTCGGCAACTGTTCTAATGTTAACTGGCATGGTCATAACTATGATTTGTTTGTAACGGTCAAAGGTGACGTAAATCCAACTACAGGTTTTTTGATTGATTTAAAATTGATGAAAACCATCATTCTGGAGCATGTTGTGAATAAGGTCGATCATAAAAATATTAATCTTGATGTCGATTTTATGAAAGATAAAATGGCATCTACAGAAAATATTGCGATTGCCATATTTGAAGTCTTACAACCATTATTCGAAGCAGAGCAGGTGCAATTGCACAGTATTCGTCTGCATGAAACTGAAAATAATTACGTCGAATATTTTGGCGATTAA